The Buteo buteo chromosome 3, bButBut1.hap1.1, whole genome shotgun sequence genomic sequence aagggTTTTCATATAGGTTAGGGTAatgaattaggaaaaaagatatTCAAGATAGATGATAAACTAGAGTGCTGTGACTTTTGGAGACATGTTTGGTTTAGTCTTCCTTGCTCTTAGGCTGGGCCAGATAGAAATGCTCCTAAGGCCATTAGGAGGAGTTCAATGAAGAGGATGTTATGAGTAAGATGCTTCCTGGACTCAGGTTTCAGGCGTATGACAGTTAGAAATGACCTTCTGGAGTCAGAGGTGAAAGGAGGCTAAAGCTAGCTAGTTCAGCAGTCACTGTCGCTGTGGGAGGTATGGAAGAAAGAGGATTACTTAGTTAGCTATGAGACTTACCTCTCTCTGGCCCATGAGCCAGGTGTTGCTTATACCACAGAACAGAATTCGTTCTGAGATGGGGGTTACATTAGCAAGGGATTAGTTTGGGCTTTGGTGGTTTGAAAGTGGTGATGCTCAGCCATAAAAAAATGGAGATGCTCATTTTGCTACAGTTACAAAAGCTGTAGTGTGGCTGGattattttgggtttttaataTTCATGACAGTATCATCTAAATAGAAAGTTTCTGTCACTGTTAATGATGCTAGCTTTACAGATGGGACTATGCCGATGCACTTacatctaatttttaaaatataattctaGGTATAAGCATACATGGCTCCTGGTGTCTcaaatgagaagaaaactgATGATGAACAGTCTTCAAGGTATGATTCAGAAATGAATTATCTTGTCAAAGTCTACACTTACTTTCCTCCCCAAACTCATTACACACTTGTTTAGTTTAAGATAAAGTTTATGATACAAGTATTGATTATAACATCAAGTACGAGAAATGGAGTCTTTATCTGCTTTAACCACAACTACACAGAGGGCTTTGCTGGCTAGCCATTTTCATTGATCACGACAGTTAATTTTTCAAAGCGTAAGtgatgtttttttgttgttgttgtttttaatccAGTGAGCTGTTGAAATGTTGACTTCGGTTACTGCATATGGCCAGATGTACCTGCTTGAGGagtttgaagaaatatttcaatctGTTTCTCTAATCCTTAGTTTAAGCTTATTTTAGTAAAACCATACATGTTTAGTTGTCAGACATACATGTTTTGTTTAAACGTCCGGAAGCCGTAGGTGCTTTACAACAGTGTGAGAGGAATAAATTGTCTGCTCCTTAGAGTTACAGGCCAAAGATTTTTATCAGGCACCTTTGCCTCTACTGTAAATCCATGGCATTTGTCCAATGTACACATAGTAATATGCTTACTTTTATTGCCCATTTTACTCCAGGGTCCAAGTCTGCAGTTAGATCTGGATGGGCAGATAACAAGTACAAGTTAGTAACAGCCCTAGCTGCAGTGACATGGTGCGTTGAAGAGTGTTGCTGGTAGGGTATGAgataaaaaaggtaaaatacagACACTGCTGAGGAAGGAAGCTGTATTTAGGCCAGGCATGAGGACAGTGGTGTTGGCACATACCACATGAATTTTCCTGTACTTTTAATAGAGGCCTCGCCTTTTCCCAATTTATTTCCCGGAGACAAGCTTTTATTGCTGGTATTCTTgtaaagaaggaaatattttttgcttgcCTGAGAACAAATTGTGAAGTGATTTCAAATCATATCCTACTTGTATGTAAAAGCCATTCCAATAAACATCAGCACAGCCAGCTATTTCATCTGCATTAGTAAGTGACCCATTAAATATGGGTAGAGAGTCCCACAAAACCGAACAGGAATAATACAGAGAAGGCAGTCTGGGAATTCTGCTCATGTGAGCTGGCAAATTCCTGGGCTGTCTGTGCCTTTCTGAAGAGCCATAAACCTGCTCTTTATTTCTCCAGGAGTCAAACAGGTCTcctggagggaagaagaaaggcaacCAAAGCCTTTGGTTCCACCTGGGGTGGGATTTGTATGAAGAGGGGCAAATGGGGCACATGGGAGGTGGAAAGGAATTACTACTGAAGGGGTGAATGAACCATCTGCTTTGTTGGGCTGCTTTTTCAGTTACTGAAGGTGGTAGTCTGTGGTGGGCAGGAACAAATAGGGTGGATTGGGATGATACCTCTttggctgtgcagctgctgctgaataGTTAGTGGCATTAGAGAGAGAAtttcaagaacagaaacaatTGATAGATTATTGGGGTTGTaactattttctttgctttctgaggAACAGTTCAGTGACCTCAGTATGGGCATCTAGGCCACTTTAGGCTCCTAAAGGTAACCAATACATCCTGCTCAGGACTGACAGATAGGACATAGGACCTACAGAATAGCACTGGCCTCCTGGAGAGGCATTAGAAGACAGGCAGGATAACCTAAAACATCTAAAATAGTGCTAAACACCTATGTTTAGGTTTCAGAGTTGTTCCTGCAAGGTCTTAACAATTTTTTGCATAAACTCCAGGCAAACTCTTTTGTTTGTCTCCTCTGACAAAGCAGTTTGAATTTGCTGAGCCATGCTATGACTGCAGTGAGCCTTCATTAAGCTATTAAGTCATTTTGTGTCTGGAAGATATTTATTGCTTGACTTCATCTCTCAGAAACTACTCTGAAGTATTGGCTAGTATTTTGCTTAACCTTGTGATTATCGACTAGTTGTTCCTACCTGTTTCAATTGAACTTAAAACATCAAGCACAGAAGGCAGACATTTTATGAATCATTCAGCTTGCTTAGTTAGTCCACTACCCAATTTTCCATGAAGGCAATCCCACATGCTAAGTAGCTCAGTTTTCCCTCCTTGTCTTGTAGTTTCCTGGTTcttcagaaagatattttttttttttaagctgtaccACGTCCTTACAGGAACCAATTTAAGAGGAAGTAAATTCTTTTTACCTCTTcctgtctttccctttttcttgcattttttttctcttcaatggttttttctttgcttcagatttccatttgcctcttttctctcctgtttcagGTCCTCTGTATTCTTGTTACCAGTCTCATGCTGTAGAGTTTTCTCCTCCTGGCTGGATGACACAGAGTTACAGTGAGCCAAACTGCCAGAAATCCCCTTTGGGCCTGTCTGTAAAGCCCAAATCTTCCCACCCTTCTCAGGTGGTTAGGAGGGTCAGTCAAAACACAGAGGTCGagtttgcttttcagctttgcTATGGATTGTCTATGTAGTAAGGCAGTCTATTGAATATTCCCTGGTCCTGCTCCCATTGTTCTGCTCACCATAAAGACCCACCCTGGTTCAcaactttaatattttttaaggtAAAAGTCACACTGTTGCAAATGCATGCTACCATCTGGGCTTTTCTTTAGTAATTTCATCCTGTGCAATAAATGGAATGTTAAATATGGTATGTGATTTGTTATGAGATGTAAGGTGATTGTGAAATTTAGGATTTCCTTAATGTAATGCATGAGGAACCAAAATAAGGTAGTGCAGGCATACTTAGGTGTGGCATTTCCCAACTTTTACTGTTTGACTTTGCAAAATTATCATCTATTCCATGTAGGAGTTTGTATATACTCTATATGTTTCACAATGTTGCTGTCCTGGCAGAGAGAATTTTATTCACCTCTGCAACCCTCAcctggagaaaatgaaagaagacaTCCTGTACCATTTTGCACTTGGGACTGGTACCCATGATTTTCCAGCATTGTTTGGAGATGTAAAGGTAAGATGCTTCATTTCATTCAGCCAGCCtaagcttttctgcagaaggTGGAAGTGTAGTGTCTTCAGAATAAGACTAAATGTGTCAGCAGGCCACCAGTTGAGGAATGAGTGGAAAGGGGATAAGATTTTGTGGGTTCTTGTCACTGTCAATATCAAGCAAAATTGGGGATAGTTGTTTCTGACTGTCTCTTTTCATCCAGTAAAAAGGCAAATGCTACAGTCTCTATTCAGGTAGAACTCCCTTTTGGGGCGCCTTCAAGCCAATATCTATCTTTTACtcatttaaaaagcatgaaagcATTTGAGTGTTATGTagaaggttttgggttttttcccataaaTTTTCTTCATGGCCTTCTAGAATGATTATGAGAAAAGCCACATCTAGGAATACCTTTGGGTTAACTGAAGGTGTTTGCACCCTCATGTTGATCTTTGCATGTGTTTTGATATGCTGAATCATgcaattgattttgttttgtggaaTACTGTCCACCCCAGTTTGTATGTGTTGGAGGAAGTCCTTCACGGATGAGAGCTTTTATTGCCTACATAGCTGAAGAACTGGGGCTTGGGAGCCCTGGTTGTGACTATCCTAACATCTGTGCGGGAACTGACCGTTACGCAATGTACAAAGTGGGACCTGTTTTGTCAGTCAGTGTAAGTACCTCACTTAATCAGATATGGGACACAGTTCAATGATGCTGTTCAAAGTAGAAAATATGaatgcacatttattttaaaaacttagtAGTTGGAATCAGGTTTTTAAGTTTGTATCAGCCATGATCAAAATAGTTCAGTCAACTAATTAAGAATTCCTTTTTAGCCCTTTTTTGTAAGAGGGCAAACCTCTGAGACTTTAATTCCTTTCTTGCCTCCTTTTTCCTCAGTGTACCACTGAGGTGTTACAGGAATGGCCTTATAAATTTTTTGAGCAGACTCACTGTTGCCTCATCCCTGTTCTGTATGCTGAATAGTGGGGGAAAAAGGGCACTTGATGCATATGGGATATTGGAAAAAATGGCTGTATCATCCAGAGCTACGTATCTGCAGTGGCATTGTCAAATGTGCTAACATAACTTAAGAGTAGCATTCCATGAAACTTTTGCTACTAACTCatgtatgcattttaaaacttcttacCTTTAATTTGTAGATACGATTACATACTTCAGTTGCAATTGCGTAACTGTAGTATCATTCTGCACCCTTTCTTTTGAGTTGTAATTATCACATTATCATGCAAATTAAGGTGGACTTGTATTTGCTGAACTTTGTGACTAAACCACAATGtctgtcttttgaaaaaatttAGCCTAACTGTTCACTAGCACTTCAGGTTggtaaaaaaatcagcatggggtttttcttgtgtttaagAAAAGTTCTGTGATGAAGATTCTATATTTGTCAACTATTAGGAAAGGACTATATACTCTTgagaatgtaaatattttataattcatgatttttagaaatattgtACTTCATCCATAGTCTGCCAAAGCCAGTGGGAATCTTTCTGTTTACCTGCAGTAGCCTTTCAGTAGGCCCATAGGTTAGGATTTTTGTGGGAGTGAGTTAGGTGacaattgggaaaaaaaaaatcaggaaggaGATATTGTCCGGCATGTTCTTCTGTATATATTTTGCATTGTCTATGTGAATGTTGAATAtgaatttctgctttcatttcagcatGGTATGGGCATTCCTTCTATTTCAATCATGTTGCACGAGCTGATCAAACTGTTGTATCATGCCAAGTGTTCCAACATAACCATTGTTCGCATTGGCACCTCTGGTGGAATAGGTATCTCCcctcttgatttctttttttcttcaaaccaAAGCATCTTTGTAGGAGAGTAAAGCATCTCTCTGCAAGTCATTGATGGTCAGAACACAGGAGATGAATCGTTTTGCTTctgtaattttgaaagaaaagacagtatCTGCATTTGGATAGAGAAAATGTACTTAAGTCATCTGACACTGGGAGGAGAAGGACATTCCTGTCCTGTATGAAAAGTATGAGATAAGAAAGAATAtataatgaaaaaggaaaaatttcattctttcagaaattattgTAATAATAAACTGAAGCAGCTAggcatgcacaaaaaaaaaaatatctcagtgAAGTCAGGGGCAAAATTGCCACCTTTAAAAGAAGCAGGTCTGGGTCAAGATGTATGGTTTATGTGTGTGGAAACAAAGCATTAACTACATTGTGAAGCTATAcctatttctttttactgcagGTCTGGAGCCAGGCTCAGTGGTTATAACTAGGCAATCTGTAGATGCCACCTTCAAACCTCAGTTTGAACAGGTTATTCTGGGAAAGACTGTAATTCGCAGTACAAACCTAGATGAACAGCTAGCTAAGGAACTGATGGAGTGCAGTAAAGAAATCGGTCAGTTCAATACAGTCATTGGAAACACTATGTGCACTTTGGATTTCTATGAAGGTAAGGCTGGTGACAGACTAACAGAAGTATATTGGTAAGCGGCAATAGATAAATACTgaataatattttaacattaatgttCCAGTTCACCGAACAGAAGGCATTCCCTACTTCAAGTTGTCTTGTCAGCTGTAATTAACCTATTTTTCATACATGTAAAATCAAGCATTGTGCTTGGCAGTTTGCTGTATTGAACTTCTCATTTTGTGAAGGTTTATTTCCCCACAGCTCTAATAGATCCTCTCAAATACATATAGTCTACTATACACTTTTCACATACTCATCAGTTAGGTATGTTTGTCACAAAATTTCTGTGATTTACTGATGCATCCTAGAGGATTACAGGAGTGAGAATTATTTgtggctggttttgttttttgttttgttttggttttttttcccactggtTAAGTATCTAAAGTAAATCTTTTCTAATAGAAGTGTCAGAACTTGTTTCCCATGCACATTTTGAGCAAAGCAGTGATCAGACAACTGAAGATATTATTTTGCTGAGTTGTGTCAAGGCTGCTACATAGCAGAGGCAAACCTCCAAGGCTTACTTTGGATAAACATATAGACATTCAGGTGCTTTTCTGATCTCCCAAGTCTATTCACAGACATCTTTCAAATCTCGCGAGAACAGAGTGTAGTGGCACCTGATACGACTTTCTGTAGCTGTTAGTGGATAGGTGACAAAGGGTGCAATGCAGAGGGGAACATGTGGTCTGCATAATGCTCAAGCTTGGTCAGAAGCAGATACTGTCAGTTTGTGTATCTCCTCAGACACCAACCACAGGTGCAAgctacattaaataaaaatgtcaggaaTGTTTTCAACTCATACAGCAAAAAACTGAGAACAGGCTCAAGGATATTCATTTAGGACTACATCTCCTGAAAACAAGAAGATACCGAGTAAAAGACTGCAATTTAACTTTACTGTACATAACCTGCTGCCATTTTATCTCTAGGTGTTAGTCTTGAATAATTTGAATACactaattttctcaaaaaatgttAATAGTATTACCTAGTTAGCTTAAGAGACTCTTCATCTCTTACCTTAGAGAGTCTTTAAGTAATAAAATGTTCATCCTTTCAAGATAGTATCAGGAAGGCATTTTCAAGCCTGGCAGTTTTTCTAGACAATGATTATACATAGAAAAAATGCAGCACTTCCATACAGCTTAAAGTTTGTTGCTGAATTTTGACACATGCCCCACATGCAGGAAACTACTACTTACATTTTCCCATTTATGAATTTGAGAATTTAAGCTGGAGAAGACCAATTAAATTACCGTGATTCACATTACAAAAAATAGAAGTAATATGTAGAAGCTCTAGCGATAGCTAAGAATCACTTTGTCCTATTTGTCttgtgcatgaaaataaagAGCGGTAGTAAAAGCTGGACACTGTATAGGGGAAACTACAGTAATTGAGCGTTTTAGAAACTGAATTTGTTCTGTGACTTCATCGCTGaaaatttctgcaaaattaCTTTGTAGGACAGGGCAGGTTGGATGGTGCAATCTGCTTATATAATGAAGAAGAGAAACTGCAATATTTGAAGGAAGCTTATGATTCTGGTGTCAGAAACATAGAGATGGAGTCTTCTGTGTTTGCGGCAATGTGTAATCTCAGCGGTGTCAAAGGTAAACTAACTTAAAATCACTTTATTCAAGCTGTAGGAAGTTTTCCGCGTTGCAGCAGGGTTGTGGTAAAACTGCAAATGAGGTCTTAACATACTataactggttttttttatatgcagaaGGTTATAGTTCTGTTGCTATGATTGTTTGATTTGTGTCATATGTATTCAAAAATTTGCAAACTTTGTCACGTAGTTCTTATACGGTTTAGTCCTGTTGTTTGCTATTCCAGCCTGTGGCAAGCACATAAATCATTGAAGTACCTAATTACCCTATAgcattaatttgttttctttgattaGTTTTTTAAGTTTACGGGAAGCAACTAGTTAATTTAAGCAATCAGGTGATTCTCATGTATATAAAACTATAATCACTTTCTATACTTTCATATcaaattgaaaatataaatattttgtgtagACTTACGGCTTTAATTCTTAAACACTTGGGAGATTTTTACTAGCATCATGAATAAACCATTCCTAATCataaaacaagtttttaaattttttttacagaagctAGCTAATTTTCAGTAAagattagggaaaaaaaaaaaagcgctaCAAATAATGTAATACAGTGCCTTTCTACTGACCATGTTAACTATAGTCTCTCACTTTACTTGGCAAGTAATTTGCCAATTTAAAACACTGATGTTTCTCAAACTTCTTTAAACTCAAGAAAGatgaagtgaagaaaaatgagcaaaaaggCCAACAGTTATATCAAACATCCTCAGTTCTTACTGACTTGAGAGTGATTGAAAACCCAACCCATGCTATCCCTGAGGCATTAGGGAGCCTGGCCCCTTTTGCTGTCTCTACTTTGTAGGTCTGTAATGCGTATTACTGCTTGTGCTCTGCAAATTGTCACTAGCAGAAGCCCCAGATACAGAAGAGTGATGGTAGAGCTCAGCTTGAGTGAAAGGAGGGATTTTACCTTTGGACTCTGATTACCAAAAGGCAGCAGGTGAGCCTGAGGTGATCCATGAGATCTTCATGCACTTCCAGTGCTCCCCATCAGATCCTCATGCACTTCCAGTGCTCCGCATCCATGAATGTCGAAGCAGCTCATCTGCTGGTTCCCAACGGGTGGCATCTACAGCACAGGGATTCGAGTTGACTATAAGGTAGATAGTGGAGGGCTGTAACTACATTTGCTAGAGCAGTCTTTCTGATAACTTCCTACCAGTCAAGTCCTGGGTACTTGAGAAATATAATTCCTATCCAGAAAAACATAAGGATCATGATCCAAGAGTAAGTATCTGCAGCTGCCTGAGAGCTCTTGCTTTATTACTGTAGCGATCAGTTGTCTTAAACTGTTCGTACCTTTGTTTATGTCATCCATAGCACGCTAGTCCCCTTGCATTTTATGGTACTGTGCACcatttttgggggtttgttttctctcatATTTCTAATCTTCTAGCTGTTTGTTCAAATGTTTATGTTTCTGGACTGCAGAAGTGCCAGAATATCATTCCTAACTAATGCTGTCTTTTAATTTCTAGCTGCTGTAGTGTGTGTCACTCTTCTGAATCGGCTTGAGGGGGACCAGATTAGTAGCTCACATGATGTACTTGTGGAGTATCAGCAGAGGCCACAGAAGTTAGTGGGatatttcattaagaaaagtCTTGGGAAAGTATGAAATATCCACCTTTGTTTTATAGAAGCAGAAGGCTTTTGCACAGCTGAGGTCATGGTCATGACTTCTGTGCATTTAAGGTCTTTTGCCTCAGAATACCTTACAGCATTCTGTGTGTCTGTGGAAGCTAATCATTTTTGTCAGTGTCCTTTGGCAACTGAATGTGCTGAATTCACTTTTCTGTGATTTGGAAAGTGGATCTGTTGTGAAGGACAAGCCTGCTATAATATATGAAAAAGCCTTATTTATCCCTGCGATAAAAGAaaaactaggaagaaaatcaaacttTATTGCCAAATACTTGCAAACCACCAACTTAAAATTAACTTAAGAATGCTATTCTATTTCTTGTTGCTACAAAAAATTATATAAGTTatatttgtctttgttgcttcacttgtaaagaaaacttaaagtgaatgcagtttattttttgcGAACTTTGACAA encodes the following:
- the UPP1 gene encoding uridine phosphorylase 1 isoform X4, which codes for MAPGVSNEKKTDDEQSSRENFIHLCNPHLEKMKEDILYHFALGTGTHDFPALFGDVKHGMGIPSISIMLHELIKLLYHAKCSNITIVRIGTSGGIGLEPGSVVITRQSVDATFKPQFEQVILGKTVIRSTNLDEQLAKELMECSKEIGQFNTVIGNTMCTLDFYEGQGRLDGAICLYNEEEKLQYLKEAYDSGVRNIEMESSVFAAMCNLSGVKVEDPVLAGVCSGLTLAEHQTPGAHQSWSITSPSSAGQGREKYNERLVGQDKDRERITHQLPSWAKQT
- the UPP1 gene encoding uridine phosphorylase 1 isoform X1; translation: MAPGVSNEKKTDDEQSSRENFIHLCNPHLEKMKEDILYHFALGTGTHDFPALFGDVKFVCVGGSPSRMRAFIAYIAEELGLGSPGCDYPNICAGTDRYAMYKVGPVLSVSHGMGIPSISIMLHELIKLLYHAKCSNITIVRIGTSGGIGLEPGSVVITRQSVDATFKPQFEQVILGKTVIRSTNLDEQLAKELMECSKEIGQFNTVIGNTMCTLDFYEGQGRLDGAICLYNEEEKLQYLKEAYDSGVRNIEMESSVFAAMCNLSGVKVEDPVLAGVCSGLTLAEHQTPGAHQSWSITSPSSAGQGREKYNERLVGQDKDRERITHQLPSWAKQT
- the UPP1 gene encoding uridine phosphorylase 1 isoform X5 yields the protein MAPGVSNEKKTDDEQSSRENFIHLCNPHLEKMKEDILYHFALGTGTHDFPALFGDVKFVCVGGSPSRMRAFIAYIAEELGLGSPGCDYPNICAGTDRYAMYKVGPVLSVSHGMGIPSISIMLHELIKLLYHAKCSNITIVRIGTSGGIGLEPGSVVITRQSVDATFKPQFEQVILGKTVIRSTNLDEQLAKELMECSKEIGQFNTVIGNTMCTLDFYEGQGRLDGAICLYNEEEKLQYLKEAYDSGVRNIEMESSVFAAMCNLSGVKDGVKGCMTT
- the UPP1 gene encoding uridine phosphorylase 1 isoform X2 — protein: MAPGVSNEKKTDDEQSSRENFIHLCNPHLEKMKEDILYHFALGTGTHDFPALFGDVKFVCVGGSPSRMRAFIAYIAEELGLGSPGCDYPNICAGTDRYAMYKVGPVLSVSHGMGIPSISIMLHELIKLLYHAKCSNITIVRIGTSGGIGLEPGSVVITRQSVDATFKPQFEQVILGKTVIRSTNLDEQLAKELMECSKEIGQFNTVIGNTMCTLDFYEGQGRLDGAICLYNEEEKLQYLKEAYDSGVRNIEMESSVFAAMCNLSGVKAAVVCVTLLNRLEGDQISSSHDVLVEYQQRPQKLVGYFIKKSLGKV
- the UPP1 gene encoding uridine phosphorylase 1 isoform X3, which translates into the protein MKEDILYHFALGTGTHDFPALFGDVKFVCVGGSPSRMRAFIAYIAEELGLGSPGCDYPNICAGTDRYAMYKVGPVLSVSHGMGIPSISIMLHELIKLLYHAKCSNITIVRIGTSGGIGLEPGSVVITRQSVDATFKPQFEQVILGKTVIRSTNLDEQLAKELMECSKEIGQFNTVIGNTMCTLDFYEGQGRLDGAICLYNEEEKLQYLKEAYDSGVRNIEMESSVFAAMCNLSGVKVEDPVLAGVCSGLTLAEHQTPGAHQSWSITSPSSAGQGREKYNERLVGQDKDRERITHQLPSWAKQT